Sequence from the Pontibacter pudoricolor genome:
AGGTGACCAACAATTACGTTCTCTTTCAGCCCCAGCAGCTCATCTGCTTTACCTTTTATAGCTGCTTCGCTCAGTACTTTTGTAGTTTCCTGGAATGATGCTGCTGAGATAAAGCTTTGTGTACCTAATGAAGCCTGTGTGATACCTTGTAACGTTGGACGAGAAACAGCCGGAGATGCATCTCTTACGGTTACTAATCTCAGGTCACGACGCTTCAGGCTAGAGTTCTCATCACGTAAACGACGTGCTGTTACTATCTGACCTGGTTTCATCGTTGCAGAGTCACCAGATTCTTCAACAACCTTCATATCAATGATGCGGTCGTTCTCTTCCATGAACAGGATCTTATCAACCACCTGGTGCTCAAGGAAGCTGGTATCACCCGGATCAAGTATTACTACTTTCTGCATCATTTGGCGAACTACAACTTCAATGTGCTTATCATTGATCTTCACACCTTGTAAGCGGTATACTTCCTGAATCTCATTTACCAGGTACTCTTGTACTGCACCTGGTCCCTGAATATTCAGGATATCTGTTGGCGTGATAGCACCATCTGATAACGGCATACCTGCTCTCACGAAGTCATTGTCCTGAACAAGGATGTGCTTGGATAGAGGCACCATGTATTTCTTCTTCACTCCGTCTTTTGACTCAATGAAGATTTCACGGTTACCACGCTTCACGCTACCATACGTTACAACACCATCAATTTCTGACACAACTGCCGGGTTAGATGGGTTACGCGCTTCAAACAATTCTGTAACACGTGGAAGACCACCTGTGATATCGCGTGTTTTACCGATAGCGCGAGGGATCTTTACTAGTATCTGACCTGCTTTGATTTTCTCACCATCCTCAACTACGATGTGTGCACCTACCGGAATGTTGTAACCTTTCGGCTCACCACTCTTAGGGTTTACAAGTATAGCTGGGTTTTGGGTCTTATCCTTTGTATCGATAATAACCTTCTCACGGTAACCTGTCTGCTCATCTGATTCTTCACGATATGTGATACCCTCAATGATCGACTCATAACCAACGTTACCATCAAACTCTGAAAGTATAACCGCGTTATATGGATCCCAGCTACAGATATTGTCTCCCTTCTCTACAAGCTGTCCATCATTAGCAGTCAGGAATGAACCATAAGGAACGTGGTTGCTGATGAATAATTTACCTGTATTAGGATCAACTATTTTCACCTCACCTGAACGACCCATTACTACTTTTACTGGCTCACCTTCGTTGTTGATCGTGTCTATAGTTCGCACGTCTTCATACTCGATTTTACCAGCAAATTTCGCTTTTATAGTTGCCTCTACTGCAATGTTAGATGCCGTACCACCCACGTGGAATGTACGAAGTGTAAGCTGTGTTCCAGGCTCACCTATTGACTGAGCTGCAATTACACCTACTGCTTCACCTTTCTGCACCATAAATCCTGTTGCCAGGTTACGGCCGTAGCATTTAGCACAGATACCACGCTTAGACTCACAAGTAAGTACTGAACGGATCTCAACAAATTCAATCGCTGTGTTCTCAATGTCACGGGCAACTTCTTCTGTGATCTCTGAACCAGACTCAACTATAAGGTTGTTCGTGATCGGATCATAAACATCGTGTACAGTTACACGACCCAGGATACGCTCAGAAAGTGATTCAACGATATCTTCGTTATCCTTAAGCGCACTTACTTCCAAACCACGTAAAGTACCGCAGTCTTCCTCATTCACAATCACGTCCTGCGAAACGTCTACCAAACGACGAGTCAGGTAACCAGCATCTGCAGTTTTAAGCGCTGTATCGGCAAGACCTTTACGGGCACCGTGAGTAGAGATGAAGTACTCGATTACATCCAGACCTTCCTTAAAGTTAGAAAGGATCGGGTTTTCGATAATCTCACCAACGGAGCCTTGCAATGATTTCTGAGGCTTAGCCATCAGACCTCTCATACCACCCAGCTGACGAATCTGCTCTCTTGAACCACGGGCTCCTGAGTGCATCATCATGAAGATAGAGTTAAAGCCCTGATCTTCATTTTCAAGACGGCGCATCAACGTTTCAGTGATCTGGTTGTTGATACGTGTCCAGATGTCAATAACCTGGTTGTAACGTTCGTTGTCAGTGATCAGACCCATAGAGTAGTTTTGCCATACAGCATCTACATCTTTTTTAGCTTGCTCAACAAGTATTTCTTTCTCCGCCGGAATGTTAATATCACCAAGACCCATTGACAGACCACCCTTATAGGCAGACTGGAATCCAAGTGTTTTGATATCATCCAGGAAGTGAGCTGTACGAGCCATACCTGTTTCTTTGAACACGCGAGAAATTACCTGCTGAAGCTTTTTCTTCGTCAGTAACTCATCAATGTATCCAACTTCAACTGGTACAAACTGATTGAATAATACACGACCAGCTACAGTTTCAGTTAATTTATTTACGATCTGGCCGCTTTCATCTTTAATATTTACACGCACCTTAATATGTGCATGCTTTGAAAGACGCCCTTCGTTTATAGCAATAATAACTTCTTCAGGAGAATAGAAGCTCATGCCCTCTCCTTTGATAGTTTCAGTTTCTGTGCTACGCTTTCCTTTGGTTACATAGTATAAACCAAGAACCATGTCCTGAGAAGGTACTGCAATTGGAGCACCGTTAGCAGGGTTCAGGATGTTATGCGAAGCAAGCATTAGCATAGAGGCTTCCAGGATTGCTGCAGGTCCAAGTGGAACGTGCACCGCCATCTGGTCACCGTCAAAGTCGGCGTTGAACGCAGTACACACTAATGGGTGTAACTGGATTGCTTTACCTTCGATCAGTTTTGGCTGGAATGCCTGGATACCAAGTCTGTGTAGCGTAGGAGCACGGTTAAGGAGTACTGGGTGGCCTTTCAGCACATTCTCCAGGATATCCCAAACAACAGGGTCCTTACGATCAACTATTTTCTTAGCAGACTTTACAGTTTTAACTATACCTCTTTCGATCAGCTTGCGGATAATGAACGGCTTGAAAAGCTCAGCTGCCATGTTCTTAGGCAGACCGCACTCATGCAGCTTCAGTTCAGGACCAACTACAATTACTGAACGGCCAGAGTAGTCAACACGCTTACCAAGCAAGTTCTGACGGAAACGTCCCTGCTTACCTTTCAGCATATCTGAAAGTGATTTCAGCGCACGGTTACCTTCTGCACGAACAGCGTTCACTTTACGTGAGTTGTCGAACAGGGAGTCAACTGCTTCCTGTAACATACGCTTCTCATTACGAAGAATAACTTCAGGAGCTTTGATCTCAATAAGACGCTTCAAACGGTTGTTACGGATAATAACACGTCTGTAAAGGTCGTTCAAGTCAGAAGTAGCGAAACGGCCACCATCCAACGGAACTAACGGACGAAGCTCTGGCGGAATAACAGGCACCATGCGGATGATCATCCACTCAGGTCTGTTTTCAATTCTTGTTGCAGCATCACGGAACGCTTCAACTACACGAAGACGCTTTAACGCTTCAGCTTTACGCTGTTGCGAAGTTTCGTGCGCGGCAGCATGACGAAGCTCGTAAGACAGGTCATCAAGGTTCGTACGCTCCAATAACATCTGTAATGACTCGGCACCCATTTTCGCGATAAACTTGTTTGGATCATTGTTGTCCAACATCTGGTTCTCGCGTGGAAGCTTATCAATCATATCCAGGTATTCATCTTCTGTCAGGAAGTCTAGTGTGTTCACACCATCCTCTGCCAAAATACCTGGCTGAATAACTACATATCTTTCGTAATAGATGATCTGGTCAAGCTTCTTTGTTGGTAAGCCTAACAGATATCCGATTTTGTTTGGAAGAGATTTGAAGTACCAGATATGCGCTACAGGAACAACAAGCTCAATATGGCCCATACGCTCACGACGCACTTTTTTCTCAGTAACTTCTACACCGCAACGGTCGCAGATGATACCTTTATATCTGATTCTCTTATACTTTCCGCAGTGGCATTCCCAGTCCTTAACAGGTCCGAATATTCTTTCGCAGAATAATCCGCCCATTTCAGGCTTATAGGTTCTATAATTTATGGTCTCAGGCTTTACTACCTCTCCGTTAGAACGCTCCAGAATCGACTCTGGAGAAGCTAAGCTTATCGTTACTTTGGAGAAGTCCTGAGTTAACTTTTTGGTTTTTGCAAATGCCATATTATTCTAATAATATCGATACAACTTATTTGCCTTACAGCTATCTGTATTATAAAGAGAGTTAAGCGCTCCGAATATTTCCGGAACGCTTAACATTTACTTTATTACTCCAACGTTATCTCTAATGCCAGACCTCTTAACTCGTGAATCAATACGTTGAATGATTCAGGGATATTTGGTTTTGGCAACACATCGCCTTTTACAATTGCTTCGTAAGCTTTTGCACGGCCAATAACGTCGTCTGATTTAACTGTAAGTATTTCCTGCAGCACGTTAGAAGCACCGAAAGCCTCCAGTGCCCACACCTCCATCTCACCGAAACGCTGGCCACCAAACTGGGCTTTACCACCCAATGGCTGCTGCGTAATCAATGAGTATGGTCCGATAGAACGAGCGTGCATCTTATCATCAACCAAGTGACCAAGTTTCAGCATGTAAATTACGCCTACTGTTACTGGCTGGTCGAATCTGTCACCAGACAAACCGTCGAATAGATATGTTCTACCAAAACGTGGCAGTCCTGCTTCAGTCAGCTCGGCAGAAACCTGCTCTTCAGTTGCTCCGTCAAAAATTGGAGTCGCATATTTACGACCTAATCTTAAACCAGCCCATCCAAGTACAGTTTCATAGATCTGACCGATGTTCATCCTTGAAGGTACACCAAGCGGGTTAAGTACGATGTCCATAGGAGTACCGTCTTCCAGGAATGGCATATCTTCATCACGAACGATACGGGCAACTATACCTTTGTTACCGTGACGTCCAGCCATTTTATCACCCACTTTCAGCTTACGCTTCTTGGCGATGTATACTTTGGCCAACTGCACAATACCTGCCGGTAATTCATCCCCTACTTCCAACGTAAATCTTTCACGCTTAAAGTGAGCAGAGATAATATTACGACGCTTGGTATAGTTTTTCACCAACTCCAGTAACATGTTGTTGGTTTTCTCGTCGCTTGTCCAGTTCTCAAGGATCAGATCCTTGAACATGTTCACCTCTTCCGGAACCGCATAGTTGCTTTCATCCTTGTAAGGGTTCTTTTCAGGGAATAAAGCTTCTATTATGTTCTTTCTGCTGAACTTAGATCCTTTCGTTAAAATCTCATCACCAAACTTGTGCTTGATACCCTGTGTCGTCTTACCTTCCAGCAAGTCAACTAATTTATCAACCATTACATTCTTAATGGCAATAAGGTCTTTCGAATATTTAACTTTTAGTTCTTCAACCTCTTTCTTAGATTTTGCTCTAAGGTTTTTATCCTTTTTAGGACGAGAGAATAACTTAGTCTCAATAACAACACCGTTCAGTGATGGCGGCGCCTTAAGCGAAGCATCCTTCACATCACCGGCTTTATCACCGAAGATTGCACGTAGAAGTTTCTCTTCCGGAGTCGGATCTGTTTCACCCTTAGGAGTGATCTTACCGATCAGGATATCGCCTTCTTTAACTTCAGCACCAATTCTGATGATACCATTCTCATCAAGATTTCTTACTGCTTCTTCGCTAACGTTTGGTATTTCAGAAGTTAATTCTTCTTCGCCACGTTTCGTTTCACGAACTTCCAGCTCAAACTCTTCAATGTGGATAGAAGTAAATACGTCATCACGTACTACTTTTTCAGAGATTACGATCGCATCCTCAAAGTTATAACCCTGCCAAGGCATGAACGCAACCTGTAAGTTACGCCCTAGTGCAAGTTCACCATCATTGGTAGCATAACCTTCGCATAGTGGCTGACCTTTTGTTACACGCTGGCCTGTTCTCACAAGTGGAGTCAGGTTGATGCATGTGTCCTGGTTAGTTCTGCGGAACTTGATCAGTTTATAGGTTACATATTCAGCATCGAATGAAACCAGCTTCTCTTCATCAGTAAGATCATATTTTACAACAATCTTAGTTGAATCCACGAAATCGATTACACCGTCGCCTTCAGCTATAACCAGTGCTCTTGAGTCAATTGCTGCTCTGCCTTCCAAGCCTGTACCAACTATAGGCGCCTGTGGCTTCAGTAGTGGAACTGCCTGGCGCTGCATGTTAGAACCCATCAGGGCACGGTTAGCATCATCGTGCTCAAGGAAAGGAATCATAGACGCTGCCACAGATACAATCTGGTTTGGCGCAATGTCCATATAGGTATAAGTTGATGGCTCCTCCACAGGGAAGTCACCTTCAAATCTTCCTTTTACTCTATCGTTGATGAAGTTACCCTTTTCATCAATCACGGCATTTGCCTGTGCAATGTGGTGGGTATCCTCTTCTTCTGCTGTTAAATATTCTACTTCACCAGCTACGTTCACTATACCATTAACAACCTTACGATAAGGCGTTTCGATAAAGCCCATGTGGTTTACACGAGCATGCACGCAAAGTGAAGAGATCAGACCGATGTTTGGCCCCTCAGGAGTTTCAATAGTACAAAGACGACCATAGTGTGTATAGTGAACGTCACGTACCTCGAAACCTGCACGCTCTCTTGACAGACCACCTGGCCCTAATGCAGATACACGACGCTTGTGCGTCACTTCTGCCAGCGGGTTTGTCTGGTCCATGAACTGAGAAAGCTGGTTTGTACCGAAGAACGAGTTGATCACTGAAGACAACGTACGAGCGTTAATCAGATCAACTGGTTTGAAGTCTTCGTTATCACGAACGTTCATACGCTCTTTGATGGTTCTGGCCATACGTGCCAGACCTACACCAAATTGTGCATACAACTGCTCCCCTACTGTTCTTACACGGCGGTTGCTTAAGTGGTCAATATCATCCACTACAGCTCTTGAGTTAATCAAGCCGATCAGGTATTTAACAATCAGAACGATGTCGTCGTTCGTTAAAACCTTTGCATCCCAGTTTGTATCAATGCCAAGCTTTTTGTTGATTCTATAACGACCAACTTCACCAAGGTCATAACGCTTATCTGAGAAGAACAGCTTCTGAATAATATCACGTGCCGTCTCTACGTCTGGCGCTTCAGTATTTCTAAGCTGACGATAGATCTGCTCAACAGCTTCCTGCTCGGAGTTAGAATTATCTTTCTGTAGTGTGTTATAAATAATTGCATAGTCAGCAATATTTACATTCTCACGATGCAGAACTATAGATTTGTTACCAGACTCAACTATAACATCGATATCTTCAGCTGTAATTTCAGAATCACGCTCAAGTAATACTTCGTTACGGTCGATAGAAACTACTTCTC
This genomic interval carries:
- the rpoC gene encoding DNA-directed RNA polymerase subunit beta', encoding MAFAKTKKLTQDFSKVTISLASPESILERSNGEVVKPETINYRTYKPEMGGLFCERIFGPVKDWECHCGKYKRIRYKGIICDRCGVEVTEKKVRRERMGHIELVVPVAHIWYFKSLPNKIGYLLGLPTKKLDQIIYYERYVVIQPGILAEDGVNTLDFLTEDEYLDMIDKLPRENQMLDNNDPNKFIAKMGAESLQMLLERTNLDDLSYELRHAAAHETSQQRKAEALKRLRVVEAFRDAATRIENRPEWMIIRMVPVIPPELRPLVPLDGGRFATSDLNDLYRRVIIRNNRLKRLIEIKAPEVILRNEKRMLQEAVDSLFDNSRKVNAVRAEGNRALKSLSDMLKGKQGRFRQNLLGKRVDYSGRSVIVVGPELKLHECGLPKNMAAELFKPFIIRKLIERGIVKTVKSAKKIVDRKDPVVWDILENVLKGHPVLLNRAPTLHRLGIQAFQPKLIEGKAIQLHPLVCTAFNADFDGDQMAVHVPLGPAAILEASMLMLASHNILNPANGAPIAVPSQDMVLGLYYVTKGKRSTETETIKGEGMSFYSPEEVIIAINEGRLSKHAHIKVRVNIKDESGQIVNKLTETVAGRVLFNQFVPVEVGYIDELLTKKKLQQVISRVFKETGMARTAHFLDDIKTLGFQSAYKGGLSMGLGDINIPAEKEILVEQAKKDVDAVWQNYSMGLITDNERYNQVIDIWTRINNQITETLMRRLENEDQGFNSIFMMMHSGARGSREQIRQLGGMRGLMAKPQKSLQGSVGEIIENPILSNFKEGLDVIEYFISTHGARKGLADTALKTADAGYLTRRLVDVSQDVIVNEEDCGTLRGLEVSALKDNEDIVESLSERILGRVTVHDVYDPITNNLIVESGSEITEEVARDIENTAIEFVEIRSVLTCESKRGICAKCYGRNLATGFMVQKGEAVGVIAAQSIGEPGTQLTLRTFHVGGTASNIAVEATIKAKFAGKIEYEDVRTIDTINNEGEPVKVVMGRSGEVKIVDPNTGKLFISNHVPYGSFLTANDGQLVEKGDNICSWDPYNAVILSEFDGNVGYESIIEGITYREESDEQTGYREKVIIDTKDKTQNPAILVNPKSGEPKGYNIPVGAHIVVEDGEKIKAGQILVKIPRAIGKTRDITGGLPRVTELFEARNPSNPAVVSEIDGVVTYGSVKRGNREIFIESKDGVKKKYMVPLSKHILVQDNDFVRAGMPLSDGAITPTDILNIQGPGAVQEYLVNEIQEVYRLQGVKINDKHIEVVVRQMMQKVVILDPGDTSFLEHQVVDKILFMEENDRIIDMKVVEESGDSATMKPGQIVTARRLRDENSSLKRRDLRLVTVRDASPAVSRPTLQGITQASLGTQSFISAASFQETTKVLSEAAIKGKADELLGLKENVIVGHLIPAGTGLKEYQKLIVGSQEEYDSLTESKKATAKSKQQALQNK
- the rpoB gene encoding DNA-directed RNA polymerase subunit beta; amino-acid sequence: MAKNKTIERINFASIKKVIDYPDFLDVQLQSFQDFFQLETAAENRAQEGLFKVFAENFPISDSRENFVLEFIDYHVDPPKYSVDESIDRGLTYSVPLKAKLRLICNDEDNEDFETIEQEVFLGNIPYMTEKGSFVINGAERVIVSQLHRSPGVFFAQSKHTNGTKLYSARIIPFKGSWVEFATDVNNVMYAYIDRKKKFPVTTLLRAIGYGTDKDILDLFGLSEEIPANKTNLKNAVGRKLAARVLKTWTEDFVDEDTGEVVSIDRNEVLLERDSEITAEDIDVIVESGNKSIVLHRENVNIADYAIIYNTLQKDNSNSEQEAVEQIYRQLRNTEAPDVETARDIIQKLFFSDKRYDLGEVGRYRINKKLGIDTNWDAKVLTNDDIVLIVKYLIGLINSRAVVDDIDHLSNRRVRTVGEQLYAQFGVGLARMARTIKERMNVRDNEDFKPVDLINARTLSSVINSFFGTNQLSQFMDQTNPLAEVTHKRRVSALGPGGLSRERAGFEVRDVHYTHYGRLCTIETPEGPNIGLISSLCVHARVNHMGFIETPYRKVVNGIVNVAGEVEYLTAEEEDTHHIAQANAVIDEKGNFINDRVKGRFEGDFPVEEPSTYTYMDIAPNQIVSVAASMIPFLEHDDANRALMGSNMQRQAVPLLKPQAPIVGTGLEGRAAIDSRALVIAEGDGVIDFVDSTKIVVKYDLTDEEKLVSFDAEYVTYKLIKFRRTNQDTCINLTPLVRTGQRVTKGQPLCEGYATNDGELALGRNLQVAFMPWQGYNFEDAIVISEKVVRDDVFTSIHIEEFELEVRETKRGEEELTSEIPNVSEEAVRNLDENGIIRIGAEVKEGDILIGKITPKGETDPTPEEKLLRAIFGDKAGDVKDASLKAPPSLNGVVIETKLFSRPKKDKNLRAKSKKEVEELKVKYSKDLIAIKNVMVDKLVDLLEGKTTQGIKHKFGDEILTKGSKFSRKNIIEALFPEKNPYKDESNYAVPEEVNMFKDLILENWTSDEKTNNMLLELVKNYTKRRNIISAHFKRERFTLEVGDELPAGIVQLAKVYIAKKRKLKVGDKMAGRHGNKGIVARIVRDEDMPFLEDGTPMDIVLNPLGVPSRMNIGQIYETVLGWAGLRLGRKYATPIFDGATEEQVSAELTEAGLPRFGRTYLFDGLSGDRFDQPVTVGVIYMLKLGHLVDDKMHARSIGPYSLITQQPLGGKAQFGGQRFGEMEVWALEAFGASNVLQEILTVKSDDVIGRAKAYEAIVKGDVLPKPNIPESFNVLIHELRGLALEITLE